Proteins from one Triticum aestivum cultivar Chinese Spring chromosome 7A, IWGSC CS RefSeq v2.1, whole genome shotgun sequence genomic window:
- the LOC123147519 gene encoding uncharacterized protein, translating to MATAGCTGRWVPLALALLLAAVFALALIPQAALAASGGVMGGRSYSSSEPDDSSSSNSYSFYDSSSHISIGRPSRRRAAKDDDDDNSDVIFWVVFVGLVLLIAAVWYYYEYERQRTTVVKLQVALLGWAKPFQRELNEIAERVQASNKHSYKFMLTETICSLSRHRDSCVFSSLSVNVKNGVDTWEAHFDKLSIKERSKFDEETLYNLEGIKQTKEYSKKLDGSRNEYIVVTILVAAKGALKFPKITRPADLEAVVEKLNSIPAREIQGVHVLWTPQDENGILSEEKLLADCPNLKPHNDY from the exons ATGGCGACCGCCGGCTGTACCGGCCGCTGGGTCCCGCTTGCCCTCGCCCTGCTACTCGCCGCCGTCTTCGCGCTGGCGCTCATCCCGCAGGCCGCCCTCGCCGCGTCCGGCGGCGTCATGGGCGGCCGCTCCTACTCCTCTTCCGAACCCGACGACTCGTCCTCCTCCAACTCGTATTCGTTCTACGACTCGTCGAGCCACATATCGATCGGCAGGCCGTCGCGTCGCCGCGCGGccaaggacgacgacgacgacaactcGGATGTGATATTCTGGGTGGTGTTTGTCGGTCTCGTTTTGCTGATCGCTGCCGTTTGGTACTACTACGAGTACGAACGCCAGAGGACAACCGTGGTTAAGCTCCAG GTTGCCTTGCTCGGCTGGGCCAAACCGTTTCAGAGGGAATTGAACGAGATCGCGGAGAGAGTACAGGCTTCCAACAAGCATTCGTATAAATTCATGTTGACTG AGACCATATGTTCCTTGAGCCGTCACAGGGATTCCTGCGTATTTTCAAGCTTATCA GTTAATGTGAAAAATGGAGTGGATACTTGGGAGGCACATTTCGATAAACTTTCTATCAAGGAGAGGAGCAAATTTGATGAAGAAACACTTTATAACTTGGAAGGAATCAAGCAGACGAAAGAGTACTCCAAAAAGTTAGATGGCTCCAGAAACGAATATATAGTG GTAACCATCCTAGTTGCTGCCAAGGGAGCACTGAAGTTCCCAAAAATCACAAGACCCGCAGATCTGGAAGCAGTAGTAGAAAAACTCAACTCTATACCTGCAAGAGAAATTCAG GGCGTTCATGTTTTATGGACTCCTCAAGATGAGAATGGCATTCTTTCTGAAGAGAAGCTTCTAGCGGATTGTCCTAATCTCAAGCCTCATAATGATTACTAG